GGGCTCGAACTTCTTGTAGGCACACGGTTTCAGGTGCTATTTCACTCCCCTCACGGGGTTCTTTTCACCTTTCCCTCACGGTACTGGTTCACTATCGGTCACTAAGGAGTATTTAGGGTTGGGAGATGGTCCTCCCGGATTCAAACTGGATTTCGCGTGTCCAGCCCTACTCAGGATACTGCTAGGTATAAGCGCTATTTCGTCTACGGGATTATTACCCTCTTTGATTAACCTTCCCAGGTTATTCGACTATAATGCTTAAGTCCACGTTGCAGTCCTACAACCCCAAGAAGCAAGCTTCTTGGTTTGCCCTTCTTCGCGTTCGCTCGCCGCTACTTACGAAATCGTTTTTACTTTCTCTTCCTGCAGGTACTTAGATGTTTCAGTTCTCTGCGTTACCTTCACGTAAGCTATGTATTCACTTACGGATAACTGCTAGTAGCAGCTGGGTTTCCCCATTCGGAGACCGAGGGATCAATGCGTACTTACTGCTCCCCCTCGAATATCGTCGTTAGTCACGTCCTTCTTCGGCTCTTAGTGCCAAGGCATCCACCGTGCGCCCTTATTAACTTTGCCATGATGAATTTAATCATCTTTTTTCAAGTATAAGTTTGTAAATTCTTTAAAATTCACAGCTTTTGGTTTATTTTATCGTTATTAGATATTGTTATTTAGTTTTCAATGTTCAAGTGATTTTAACGTCTTGTCTGACAATGGAGCCTAGCGGGATCGAACCGCTGACCTCCTGCGTGCAAAGCAGGCGCTCTCCCAGCTGAGCTAAGGCCCCACAATCAAGAAATTGATTCTTGTATAGGTTTTCTACTAAACCCCTCAAAACTGAATAAAGTTGAATGCTCACGTCTTTGTATATATTCCTTAGAAAGGAGGTGATCCAGCCGCACCTTCCGATACGGCTACCTTGTTACGACTTCACCCCAGTCATCGGTCTTACCTTAGGTAGCGCCCTCCTTGCGGTTAGGCAACCAACTTCGGGTACTCCCAACTCCCGTGGTGTGACGGGCGGTGTGTACAAGGCCCGGGAACGTATTCACCGCGGCGTGCTGATCCGCGATTACTAGCGATTCCGACTTCATGTAGGCGAGTTGCAGCCTACAATCCGAACTGAGAATGGTTTTAAGAGATTAGCTAAACATCACTGTCTCGCGACTCGTTGTACCATCCATTGTAGCACGTGTGTAGCCCAGGTCATAAGGGGCATGATGATTTGACGTCATCCCCACCTTCCTCCGGTTTATCACCGGCAGTCTCGTTAGAGTGCCCAACTTAATGATGGCAACTAACAATAGGGGTTGCGCTCGTTGCGGGACTTAACCCAACATCTCACGACACGAGCTGACGACAACCATGCACCACCTGTATCCCGTGTCCCGAAGGAACTTCCTATCTCTAGGAATAGCACGAGTATGTCAAGACCTGGTAAGGTTCTTCGCGTTGCTTCGAATTAAACCACATGCTCCACCGCTTGTGCGGGCCCCCGTCAATTCCTTTGAGTTTCAACCTTGCGGTCGTACTCCCCAGGCGGAGTGCTTATTGCGTTAGCTGCGATACAGAGAACTTATAGCTCCCTACATCTAGCACTCATCGTTTACGGCGTGGACTACCAGGGTATCTAATCCTGTTTGCTCCCCACGCTTTCGAGCCTCAGTGTCAGTTACAGGCCAGAGAGCCGCTTTCGCCACCGGTGTTCCTCCATATATCTACGCATTTCACCGCTACACATGGAATTCCACTCTCCTCTCCTGCACTCAAGTCTACCAGTTTCCAATGCATACAATGGTTGAGCCACTGCCTTTTACACCAGACTTAATAAACCACCTGCGCTCGCTTTACGCCCAATAAATCCGGACAACGCTCGGGACCTACGTATTACCGCGGCTGCTGGCACGTAGTTAGCCGTCCCTTTCTGGTGAGATACCGTCACACGAGGAGCTTTCCACTCTCCTCGTCGTTCTTCTCTCACAACAGAGTTTTACGATCCGAAAACCTTCTTCACTCACGCGGCGTTGCTCGGTCAGACTTTCGTCCATTGCCGAAGATTCCCTACTGCTGCCTCCCGTAGGAGTTTGGGCCGTGTCTCAGTCCCAATGTGGCCGATCACCCTCTCAGGTCGGCTATGTATCATCGCCTTGGTGAGCCTTTACCTCACCAACTAGCTAATACAACGCGGGATCATCTTTGAGTGAAACAATTGTTTCTTTCAAGCTTAGAACATGTGTCCCTAGCTGTTATGCGGTATTAGCATTCGTTTCCAAATGTTGTCCCCCGCTCAAAGGCAGATTTCCCACGCGTTACTCACCCGTTCGCTGCTCTTTGGTTTAGTGCAAGCACCAAACCGCATCGCTCAACTTGCATGTATTAGGCACGCCGCCAGCGTTCGTCCTGAGCCAGGATCAAACTCTCAAATAAAGTATTTAAGTCACACTAATGTGACTGGCTTGTCTTTCATTATTGATTGACAGATTTTTTGATGTCTTTCGACATCACATGAGTCATTCTTCTTTATTCAGTTTTCAATGGTCTAGCTCGCTTCAAGACCCTCGTCTCTTGCGACAACTATTATATTCTATCAAACCCCCCTCCCTTTGTCAAGGATTAAATGTGAATTTCTACAATTTTTTTGAGCTTCTTCCTTTTTTTGCTGTCATAGTGCGCCTTATACGCTTTATTAAAAGCGATACACCACCAAAAAATATTCAGGAGCAAACCATTTTACTACTTGTGCAATGTACAATGTGCTTGTACCAATATTAATATTCTAAATTCTAAAAGCAGCACCATCAGGCGCTGCTGTTCCTTATATTAATAAGATAGCAGAAAGAATCAAAACACCCCTTTCTATTCTTTCTTATAATACCTTTTGACCTATTTTCCTACTTCTTCCACAAATCATCTGGAAGTTCTGCTCCACATTTTTGGCAGAATTTATCTTTCTTAGATACCTTTGCTTCACATTCTGGACATTCGCGTGTATTGCGACGTTTCCACAAAATGAAGAACAGCAAGAATAAAGCAAGTAATAAAATTAACAATCCAATAACCAACATCCAAGGGAAGACTTTCTCGTGCTTGATTGTCACATCCTTAGCATTCAAAGCTTTGGCTTTAGCTGCCGTAATCGTAAAGTCTTGTGTAAATTGCCAACGATAATCAAATTTCTGCAAAGCTCCAGTACTATCTTTCATCGAATACTGTCCCTTTTCCGCATCTTTTTGACCATAAACTGTCATAGTCAGACGGTACTTCCCAGCCTCTAATTTCTTGCCTTCACCAATCGCTAACGGATAATTAAAGTTAGAGTTGGGCGCCATTTGCATACTTTCTTTGTTAACTTTATAATCCAAGGATTTGTTCGTCAGACCTTTAATCTCAGCGTTGACATACATCTGATTGAGATAGCCTGCTTTTGGATTTTGTAAGCCTACGTTGATAACGTTACGATAATTAACCAATCCAGGTGCAACTTTCAACAACTTCAAGTCTGGTGCCACTTTTGTTGCCCCTTGTTGCATCAAAAGACCTACCACAAAAGCATATTTATTTTTGATGCTGATGCCTTTGTTTTTAGCAGAGTTAGCAGAGTCACTATCTTTTTCCGCATAAGTCAATCCACCAGCAATCACACCAGAGAATGACTCGTTCGGCATTGTCACTTGCACAGTCACTGCCTGAGTTGACTTGGGCTTTAAGACAATCTCTTTTGGCGCCTTGACATAGTCTACTAAATTATATTTTAACGTTGTATCTGGTTTAATGGCATTTGGCGAATATTCTACAACACCATTGATGTTCGTTGTCGCACTAGCAACAGACTGCTCGACCGTGACCGTTTTATCCGTTGAATTTCCCAAAACCACTGTCAAATCCTGAGTCTGTCCTGGTTTCAAAAGCAAATCAAAATAAGAAGACTTTCCTACCTGATTACTTGGAATTGCGGGATCCACACTAAAATTAAATTCATTGGCAAAAGTCGTTTTTCCAAAGCCAATTAGGCCAAGCGTGACCACTCCCAAAGCAAACCATTTACTAAATTTTTTCATCTTTTTTCCTTTCTCAAGATGTGAGTTCGACTGCTTTTTTCAAAGAGGCAAACCCTATTTGTCATAAGGTTTTCGTCTAAAATCTCAATTTCAGAAAAATTATAAAACTAAATCTAACTCAAATATATAGAATAATACCGTGGAAATCAAGCGAGATGCAAGCTCACTTGATTTCCAAAATAAAGGATTAGTTACCCGGAGTATCATTTAACGTCCAAGTCACTGTCCCTTTGTAATTTCCAGCCATTTGGTCGCTGGTTGGGATATTGAGATATACCCCTTTTTTAGAGCTTGCGCCCCAGTTTGAATCCAATGTGTAGGTTTGGTCTCTTTGAGAGATATCCTTTGAGTATTCGCTATAATCAGAGCTTGAGGCAATAACTACTGCCTGCGAGTTCAACGCTACACTGCTTGAACCATCCTTACTAAAGTATAAGTCTTTGCCTAAATTGTTACTACCGTTTGACAAACTCCCATTATCAAGCGAAGCCGTCACATTCCAACCCGTACGTTCACTACCAGAACGGGTATCTTCTACAACTAAGGTCGAGCCTGTTCCAGAACTATTGCTATTGGTTGAGAATTTGGTCAAATTACCATTTTTGATTTTTAAAGTACCAAAATCCATTAGTTCTGGCGCGCTGACAAACGATAACGAACCTGCCGCAGGGACTGTGAGCGCGACATCCATCTTCAAAACTTGACCATTTCCACTTGTTCCTGTAAAGGTATAGTTCGCTGGGAATTGTGTCGCAGTGATCACCGTGTTCAAATCAGGAATTAACGTACTCAGGTTAGTCAAACTTGGTGTGTAAGTCTGACCACTTGAGTCAATAGCCAAAGCATAAGTGTACTGATTGATACCTGTTCCGTCCGTGTTAGTATCGTTCTTCATGTTCTTGGCTTGGTCATAGGTCAAGCCAGCATCATAAGCATCCAATGCGTTTTGACCATCAGTTGCGATATTCGCATGATCTGGGACAACTACCAAAGTAGATTTAACCCCTCCCCAGTTAAGTTGAATCGCTCTGTACTGCTCACCATCAGATAAACCATCTTGAGAACCATCAACCGCTGGTTGGTAATTTTCATCTACCGGAGTTGG
The DNA window shown above is from Lactococcus sp. S-13 and carries:
- a CDS encoding WxL protein host-binding domain-containing protein — its product is MKKFSKWFALGVVTLGLIGFGKTTFANEFNFSVDPAIPSNQVGKSSYFDLLLKPGQTQDLTVVLGNSTDKTVTVEQSVASATTNINGVVEYSPNAIKPDTTLKYNLVDYVKAPKEIVLKPKSTQAVTVQVTMPNESFSGVIAGGLTYAEKDSDSANSAKNKGISIKNKYAFVVGLLMQQGATKVAPDLKLLKVAPGLVNYRNVINVGLQNPKAGYLNQMYVNAEIKGLTNKSLDYKVNKESMQMAPNSNFNYPLAIGEGKKLEAGKYRLTMTVYGQKDAEKGQYSMKDSTGALQKFDYRWQFTQDFTITAAKAKALNAKDVTIKHEKVFPWMLVIGLLILLLALFLLFFILWKRRNTRECPECEAKVSKKDKFCQKCGAELPDDLWKK